Proteins encoded within one genomic window of Hahella chejuensis KCTC 2396:
- a CDS encoding ABC transporter ATP-binding protein produces the protein MLGFKRQEEAFQMSFSSNSTVSNDELKADDTAICIRNLSKCYQIYESPRDRLKQFVIPRLKRFTRQPPERYYREFWALRDVSFNIKRGETVGIVGRNGSGKSTLLQIICGTLSPTEGTVEINGRIAALLELGAGFNPEFTGRENVYLNAAVLGLSQSEVDERFDDIAAFADIGQFIDQPVKTYSSGMVVRLAFAVAINVDPEILVIDEALSVGDELFQRKCFSRIEAIRDSGATILFVSHSGGTVVELCDRAVLMDSGERLAVGKPKQIIGSYQKLLYAPEDKRESIRNQLLQANEIMSERVDDVAGLSQNNKMQEKEYERLQENFDPHLKPVSTIEYESRGATIESLKILTLNGEPVNGLVRGRKYRYCYSVRFDVAASNVRFGMLLKTTSGLELGGSISAPSLAESIPFIPQGKVVSVEFTFHCYLNPGVYFMNAGVLAVCGQEETFLHRKIDAIAFRVLPETSSTATEIVDFCCTPLVSIDE, from the coding sequence ATGCTTGGTTTCAAAAGACAAGAAGAGGCTTTTCAGATGTCCTTTAGTAGTAACAGTACTGTTTCAAACGATGAGCTTAAGGCTGATGACACGGCTATTTGTATTCGAAACCTTAGTAAGTGCTATCAAATATATGAGTCTCCTCGAGATAGACTTAAACAATTTGTTATCCCGAGGCTAAAACGTTTTACAAGGCAACCGCCAGAGCGCTACTACCGCGAATTTTGGGCCCTCAGAGACGTTTCATTTAATATAAAGAGGGGCGAAACGGTAGGGATTGTCGGACGCAATGGTTCGGGTAAGTCTACTTTGCTGCAAATAATCTGCGGCACACTGTCGCCGACAGAGGGGACTGTAGAAATAAACGGTCGTATTGCAGCGCTTTTGGAGTTGGGAGCGGGGTTTAATCCAGAGTTTACTGGTCGGGAAAATGTATATCTCAATGCAGCCGTTCTAGGTCTAAGCCAAAGCGAAGTTGATGAGCGGTTTGATGATATCGCGGCATTTGCTGATATCGGACAGTTTATAGACCAGCCAGTTAAGACTTATTCCAGCGGCATGGTTGTTCGACTTGCATTTGCTGTTGCTATTAATGTTGATCCGGAAATCCTCGTTATTGATGAAGCACTATCTGTTGGTGACGAGCTTTTCCAGCGAAAGTGTTTCTCACGAATTGAAGCTATTCGTGATAGCGGCGCTACAATTCTGTTTGTTTCTCACTCTGGCGGCACAGTTGTAGAGTTGTGCGACAGAGCAGTACTTATGGACTCTGGGGAGAGGCTTGCGGTCGGTAAACCCAAGCAGATTATAGGGAGTTACCAGAAACTGCTCTATGCGCCAGAGGATAAGCGGGAGAGCATTCGTAACCAGTTGCTTCAGGCTAATGAGATTATGTCTGAGCGAGTGGATGATGTGGCAGGTTTGTCTCAAAACAACAAAATGCAGGAAAAGGAATATGAGCGCCTCCAAGAAAATTTTGATCCGCATTTGAAACCTGTTAGTACGATTGAATACGAATCACGCGGCGCTACAATCGAATCATTGAAAATTTTGACTCTAAATGGCGAGCCGGTAAATGGCTTGGTCCGCGGCAGGAAGTACCGGTATTGCTATAGTGTAAGGTTCGATGTCGCCGCTTCAAATGTTCGTTTTGGTATGTTGCTAAAAACGACGTCAGGACTAGAGCTCGGGGGCTCTATTTCTGCTCCATCTCTTGCTGAATCTATTCCGTTTATTCCGCAAGGGAAAGTCGTATCGGTTGAGTTTACCTTTCATTGCTACTTAAATCCTGGGGTTTACTTCATGAATGCTGGAGTATTGGCGGTTTGTGGCCAGGAAGAAACTTTTCTACATAGAAAAATTGATGCGATTGCATTTCGTGTATTGCCGGAAACGTCTAGTACTGCAACCGAAATCGTTGATTTTTGCTGCACCCCCTTGGTAAGTATTGATGAATGA
- a CDS encoding glycosyltransferase family 2 protein, with the protein MSLVSVVIPSYNHAHYIREAVESVLSQSYTNLELIVIDDGSSDASLDYLRSVDDPRYTLIEQENAGAHNAINKGLSLAKGDYLAILNSDDIFHRERLSECVERLQQGADLVATWIEIIDNKSKVLGVKEGWRNMLPWTIKKPDARLIGADDFKLNLLFSNFVSTTSNVVFSRKVYEAVGGMRNLRFAHDWDFLLRVALKFRCELLEKPLLKYRIHSTNTISSNRAWMLFEICWIFAVHLKNFSGELLLQSTELERFSHGLDLMANSINLQGNDKVFWMLMQYIAAHQKIENFSPEEVLLNREELRAEFIRYINV; encoded by the coding sequence ATGAGCCTTGTATCAGTTGTTATACCCAGCTATAACCATGCCCATTATATCAGGGAGGCAGTGGAAAGTGTTCTCTCTCAATCTTATACCAACTTGGAGTTGATCGTCATTGATGATGGCTCCAGCGATGCATCACTCGACTACTTACGCAGTGTGGATGACCCTCGATATACATTAATAGAGCAGGAAAATGCGGGGGCTCATAATGCTATTAACAAAGGATTGTCTCTAGCAAAAGGCGACTATCTTGCAATTCTAAACTCCGATGACATCTTTCATAGGGAAAGGCTTTCTGAGTGTGTAGAAAGGCTGCAGCAAGGCGCAGATTTAGTAGCAACATGGATTGAGATAATAGACAACAAAAGTAAGGTGCTTGGTGTTAAAGAAGGGTGGCGGAATATGCTGCCCTGGACCATTAAAAAGCCGGATGCACGACTTATTGGGGCGGATGACTTTAAGTTAAATTTGCTGTTTTCTAACTTCGTGTCTACAACGAGCAATGTAGTCTTTTCTCGCAAGGTATATGAGGCAGTCGGTGGTATGCGTAATCTACGATTCGCACATGACTGGGATTTTTTATTAAGGGTTGCTCTGAAATTTCGATGTGAGCTTCTGGAAAAGCCTCTTTTGAAATATAGGATTCACTCTACAAACACTATTTCATCAAATCGTGCGTGGATGCTGTTTGAAATCTGTTGGATTTTTGCAGTTCATCTAAAGAACTTTTCAGGCGAATTACTATTGCAGTCTACTGAATTGGAACGATTCTCTCATGGTCTTGACCTGATGGCTAACTCAATAAATTTGCAGGGTAATGATAAAGTTTTTTGGATGCTTATGCAGTACATTGCGGCGCATCAGAAAATAGAAAATTTTTCACCGGAAGAAGTACTGTTGAATCGTGAGGAATTAAGAGCTGAGTTTATCCGCTATATAAATGTATAG
- a CDS encoding ABC transporter permease, which yields MLQYSSSIAGLILSISRNWQLIRQMTKREVIGRYRGSFLGLAWSFFNPILMLVVYTFVFSVIFKAKWGVGGEESKSQFAIVLFVGLIVHGVFAEVINRAPGLILGNVNFVKKVVFPIEVLPVVCLFAALFHTLISLLVLLIAFVIFNGFIHWTAIFLPVIFLPFVMLILGGAWILASIGVFIRDVGQTIAIITTVLLFLSPVFFPIDALPQKYHSLIMLNPLTFIIEQSRDVLIWGRMPDWIGLGIYSLVAIVLAWAGYAWFQKTRRGFSDVL from the coding sequence ATGCTTCAGTACTCTTCTTCTATAGCTGGGCTGATTTTATCGATCAGTCGTAATTGGCAACTAATTCGGCAAATGACTAAAAGAGAAGTTATTGGTCGGTATAGGGGCTCTTTTCTAGGGCTTGCTTGGTCTTTTTTTAACCCAATTTTGATGTTGGTCGTTTATACGTTTGTTTTTTCAGTAATATTCAAGGCCAAATGGGGAGTTGGCGGTGAGGAAAGTAAATCCCAGTTTGCAATAGTACTTTTCGTGGGCCTGATTGTTCATGGCGTATTTGCTGAAGTGATCAACCGAGCCCCAGGGTTGATTTTGGGTAATGTAAACTTTGTAAAAAAAGTGGTATTTCCTATTGAAGTCTTACCAGTGGTTTGCTTGTTTGCGGCGTTATTTCATACCTTAATTAGTTTGCTTGTGTTACTAATAGCATTTGTTATTTTTAATGGCTTCATTCACTGGACAGCTATATTTTTACCTGTCATTTTCCTGCCATTTGTTATGCTTATTCTTGGGGGAGCTTGGATATTGGCTTCTATCGGTGTTTTTATTAGGGATGTGGGGCAGACGATTGCCATAATAACTACAGTTCTGCTATTCCTCTCTCCCGTATTCTTTCCCATTGATGCGTTACCTCAAAAATATCATTCTTTAATTATGTTAAACCCCCTGACATTTATTATTGAACAATCACGAGACGTTCTTATTTGGGGGCGTATGCCCGATTGGATTGGGCTGGGTATCTACTCACTTGTCGCGATAGTCTTGGCTTGGGCCGGATATGCTTGGTTTCAAAAGACAAGAAGAGGCTTTTCAGATGTCCTTTAG
- a CDS encoding NAD-dependent epimerase/dehydratase family protein: protein MNAPNVSRVLILGGMGFIGQHLTQACRSAGMTVRVADMFLPASEVRQDGVEYVEGDYKDPGFLESILEEIDSIVHLVHDTMILNQECSMDVEFERNVRPAMQLMDMCCSKKIGKFLFVSSGGTVYGNQLSRQPIAESSSTKPISLYGTSKLIIENIGFLYNVQKNLPFIVARPGNAYGPGQKPFRGQGFVATAFASALKGEVLNIFGDGSVVRDYIHARDLADALVAILRFGKLGEAYNIGTSNGVALHTLLNEYITPILEDDGYSLQCQYTPPRGVDVPYNVLSNDKLRRDTNFSPSIELRDGLRETLMWLKNFKLM from the coding sequence ATGAATGCGCCAAACGTCTCCCGCGTTTTGATACTCGGCGGTATGGGCTTTATAGGGCAGCATCTGACACAAGCTTGTCGCTCTGCTGGAATGACTGTAAGAGTTGCAGACATGTTTTTGCCTGCTTCTGAAGTGAGACAAGACGGAGTTGAATACGTTGAGGGAGATTACAAGGACCCGGGCTTCCTAGAAAGTATACTTGAAGAAATCGACTCTATTGTGCATCTTGTTCATGACACAATGATTCTTAATCAAGAGTGCAGCATGGATGTTGAGTTTGAGCGTAATGTCCGACCTGCAATGCAACTTATGGATATGTGTTGCTCGAAGAAAATTGGGAAATTTTTATTTGTATCTTCTGGTGGCACTGTTTATGGAAATCAGTTGAGCCGTCAGCCTATTGCCGAAAGCTCATCTACAAAGCCGATTTCTTTATACGGAACTTCTAAGCTGATTATAGAGAATATTGGGTTTCTCTATAATGTTCAGAAAAATTTACCCTTTATTGTTGCGCGTCCCGGTAATGCATATGGGCCTGGACAGAAGCCGTTTCGTGGCCAGGGCTTTGTTGCAACTGCATTTGCTTCTGCCCTGAAGGGGGAAGTATTGAATATTTTTGGTGACGGGTCGGTTGTTCGAGATTACATACACGCCCGCGATCTGGCTGATGCGCTAGTTGCCATACTCAGGTTTGGCAAACTTGGTGAAGCATACAATATTGGAACATCTAACGGCGTCGCACTGCACACTTTGTTAAATGAGTATATAACTCCAATATTAGAAGACGATGGTTACAGTTTGCAGTGTCAATACACTCCTCCTCGAGGTGTAGATGTGCCATACAACGTATTATCGAATGATAAGCTACGCCGCGACACGAACTTCTCTCCAAGTATCGAGCTTCGTGATGGTTTGCGCGAAACCTTAATGTGGCTAAAGAATTTTAAATTAATGTGA
- a CDS encoding glycosyltransferase: protein MNDLFNNLLVTCPNQGGLFLIHEGVIHKLDDFSATGLAVSSERIARGLQPSSVVVHCHKKSDPESSVMTATADDIHDVLIAGDYVYFVGTSGNEVIKINSDSIEVDRWTFDGEVDSLHINCLGFWNERVVFSAFGDFKQHREYKGKTKEAGYVKDLLSGKYLIKGLSQPHSLTPLNGNLLLANSEKKEIAEYSSAGELMRSKLLGGYTRGICVTDDKIFVGLSASRNLDDPGVKSATVVALDRNTWEELGRLDLLAPEIYEIHQVSDKRLMCSVLGKVASYSSSTLALVIQDREQEIVELKQEINVRDLEALSLKQEIKDLDLEALSLKQEIKDLDLEVLSLKQEIKGLGLEVLSLKREIGERDMETLSLKQEIGERDSEICRLNQVVTEKLAKISSLGQVILDQDEKMAVFTKAAHEHKQTISNLQHIITQVEHRLSVFAEKDKRIGKVVLSRLESRSKLLYWYWKLMRSPLFDSEWYLKNYPDVAEKGVNPLKHYLAIGWKESRQPGPYFDSEYYRTRYPDIAGLDMPPLVHYWLHGCSEGRHPNSLFDMDWDRPEENLAPISNEGTRNLAGLSTSTDSLLISVIIPTYNRGKLLPEIIAAWREVNAVTMFPYEIIFSDDGSSDGSVEFLETVNGLPLKVLRNAHGGASSARNAAIRAASGDKLLIIGDDIFPDPQILNIHAEICEQLGPKVATLGVVDWHQDLDVNHLMHHITEIGNEQFSYNRLKDNDFTDFRHFYTCNICVDRRFLLEEDVIFDERFDEYGFEDIELGYRLAKRGLKLFYTTRAKGDHYHPYVTSKFCKRQISAGKMAVVFARMHSGIDMLLGVASLEKKARKNRTSQYSQEMWQQRLDALVSRCEYYEELIAATPDDISMGIRKCLSTLYVHLFRAMYEYGVIQKLGDYPNSLAIAMEAHFPGGGSDYWDKLEKSVKEPDGLSSAELYNLCEALNTRSERDLHYGSKQRRLFDELMQAQLLLESQVTLVSKMERVRQLASRAVYHLLNNPRYLIHRARQLISENKVGDKVNAVNTDVATVVKAIPALVVDSLGSETKSLVETFRRTFGDTAKVYELLQNGMLSLIEESDLGSNPIMPSAAEATIFFWPMSSSAISCPDHLYSAYVALIENGLDLSIISNSLTLDGSICIGNLRDHMIFSRDIAHAVFENKLNQAPLRGKILRLLPTRSNAAEARISEALECSHIEVDADGFFSSQVKPSCGLTRYESQYLPPRVNTKPVIFVFPIFLAVGGVERNTVEIMRKLNRQFEFIVITMERLRPEQGSLAAQAMDVAAQVIEMAEIVRHEDYLRVLARLKTSLKPELVWVCNGSPWFCDNASSIRRVFRDVPIIDQEVYDVEQGWITRYGEPGIRSFDHFIAVNKKIERRFREDFGIDPKQTHLIYSAVDTFRIQQFKQSQPDEVALREKFGLPQGKRIFTFVARLTQQKRPLEFLKLAKLRCDNQDEYFVLVGDGELADEANAFIEKNELKNVKRIPYVENTLELHAVTDGIIFTSAYEGLPIAMIEALAMGVPAFATDVGDIADVVSEYYGGGVISVNLSDIDINSEFESWLRNHQKYQMELKAREQDILDRFSSSNIAKQYVDCWNGAISQYKKQGVTV, encoded by the coding sequence ATGAATGATTTGTTCAATAACCTACTTGTCACGTGCCCGAATCAAGGAGGGCTGTTCCTTATTCATGAGGGCGTTATTCATAAGCTGGATGATTTTAGTGCAACGGGGCTTGCTGTAAGTAGCGAAAGAATCGCCAGAGGCCTGCAGCCCTCCTCTGTAGTGGTGCATTGCCATAAGAAGTCTGACCCTGAATCCAGCGTTATGACAGCTACAGCTGACGACATACATGATGTGTTGATAGCTGGCGACTATGTGTATTTTGTAGGCACATCTGGTAATGAAGTAATTAAAATTAATAGCGATTCTATAGAAGTGGATAGGTGGACTTTTGATGGAGAAGTGGACTCACTTCACATTAACTGCCTTGGTTTTTGGAATGAAAGAGTCGTTTTTTCTGCGTTTGGCGATTTTAAGCAACATCGTGAATATAAGGGAAAAACCAAAGAGGCAGGCTATGTAAAGGACTTGCTTAGTGGTAAGTATCTAATAAAAGGACTCTCTCAACCTCACAGTCTGACGCCTTTAAATGGAAATTTATTGCTGGCGAACTCAGAAAAGAAAGAGATAGCCGAATATAGTAGCGCTGGGGAATTGATGCGTTCGAAGCTTCTGGGAGGCTATACACGAGGAATATGTGTCACTGATGATAAAATTTTCGTAGGTTTAAGCGCCTCTAGAAATCTTGACGACCCGGGAGTTAAAAGCGCCACTGTTGTTGCTCTCGATAGGAACACATGGGAAGAGTTGGGACGTTTAGATCTGCTTGCCCCAGAAATTTATGAAATACATCAGGTAAGCGATAAGCGTTTGATGTGTAGTGTGCTTGGGAAAGTGGCGTCTTATTCATCTTCAACGCTTGCCTTGGTTATTCAGGATCGTGAACAGGAAATAGTAGAGCTTAAGCAAGAGATAAACGTGCGAGATTTGGAGGCACTATCGCTCAAGCAAGAAATTAAAGATCTGGATTTGGAGGCACTATCGCTCAAGCAAGAAATTAAAGATCTGGATTTGGAGGTGCTGTCGCTCAAGCAAGAAATTAAAGGTCTGGGTTTGGAGGTGCTGTCGCTCAAACGGGAAATTGGTGAGCGAGATATGGAAACCCTGTCGCTCAAGCAAGAGATTGGAGAGCGTGATTCGGAAATATGCCGCTTAAACCAAGTTGTAACAGAGAAATTAGCTAAGATCAGCTCCCTTGGTCAGGTCATTCTTGATCAAGATGAAAAGATGGCCGTATTCACCAAGGCTGCTCATGAACATAAACAAACTATTAGTAACCTACAGCATATCATTACTCAAGTTGAGCATAGGCTGTCTGTATTTGCCGAAAAAGATAAGAGGATTGGAAAAGTGGTTTTGAGTAGACTGGAAAGCCGTAGTAAGTTGCTTTACTGGTATTGGAAGCTAATGCGGTCTCCTCTATTTGACTCTGAATGGTACCTAAAGAACTATCCAGATGTGGCTGAAAAAGGCGTTAATCCTCTTAAACACTATTTGGCGATAGGCTGGAAAGAGAGTAGGCAGCCAGGACCATATTTTGACAGTGAATACTATCGAACTCGCTATCCCGATATTGCAGGCTTAGACATGCCTCCTCTGGTTCATTACTGGCTGCATGGATGCTCCGAAGGGCGTCACCCTAATTCACTGTTTGATATGGACTGGGATCGACCTGAAGAAAATTTGGCGCCTATTTCGAATGAAGGTACTCGTAATTTAGCCGGACTGTCGACTTCTACTGACTCACTTCTAATAAGCGTAATTATTCCAACTTATAACAGAGGTAAGCTCCTGCCTGAAATTATTGCTGCATGGCGCGAAGTAAATGCAGTGACAATGTTCCCGTATGAGATTATTTTCTCTGATGATGGTTCATCTGATGGTTCTGTCGAATTTCTTGAGACAGTGAATGGTCTGCCGTTAAAAGTGCTGCGTAATGCGCATGGAGGGGCTTCAAGTGCGCGAAATGCTGCAATTAGAGCTGCTTCAGGTGATAAGTTGCTTATCATCGGAGATGATATCTTCCCTGATCCTCAAATTCTTAATATTCATGCTGAAATATGCGAGCAGCTTGGACCTAAAGTCGCCACGCTAGGTGTTGTCGATTGGCACCAAGACCTCGATGTTAATCATCTGATGCATCATATTACAGAAATTGGAAATGAGCAGTTTAGTTATAATCGCCTTAAGGACAACGATTTTACTGATTTTCGGCACTTTTATACCTGTAATATCTGCGTTGATAGACGTTTTCTTCTTGAAGAAGATGTAATTTTTGACGAGCGATTTGACGAGTATGGATTCGAAGACATCGAGTTAGGTTATCGGCTGGCTAAACGCGGGCTCAAGTTATTTTATACCACGCGAGCAAAAGGCGATCATTATCATCCCTATGTGACGTCGAAGTTCTGTAAACGCCAAATTTCAGCAGGGAAAATGGCCGTGGTATTTGCAAGAATGCACTCGGGTATTGATATGCTATTGGGAGTTGCGTCACTTGAGAAAAAAGCGCGTAAGAATCGCACATCGCAATACTCTCAAGAGATGTGGCAACAGAGGTTGGATGCGCTTGTCAGTAGATGTGAGTACTACGAAGAGCTTATTGCGGCCACTCCTGATGATATTTCCATGGGCATTCGTAAATGCTTGAGCACTTTGTATGTGCATCTATTTCGGGCAATGTACGAATATGGAGTCATTCAAAAGCTGGGTGACTATCCTAATTCTTTGGCGATTGCGATGGAAGCGCACTTCCCGGGGGGCGGATCAGATTATTGGGATAAGCTTGAGAAGAGTGTAAAGGAACCAGATGGTTTGTCTTCGGCTGAACTTTACAATCTGTGTGAGGCGCTTAATACAAGAAGCGAAAGAGATCTCCACTATGGTTCAAAGCAGCGCCGGCTGTTTGATGAATTAATGCAGGCCCAGTTGCTGTTAGAGTCGCAGGTGACTCTGGTTAGTAAAATGGAAAGAGTCAGGCAATTGGCGTCAAGGGCGGTTTATCATCTTTTAAACAATCCAAGATACTTAATCCATCGAGCAAGACAGCTAATCAGTGAAAATAAGGTTGGCGATAAGGTAAATGCCGTTAATACTGATGTCGCCACTGTTGTTAAGGCCATTCCAGCTCTTGTAGTTGACTCGCTTGGCTCGGAGACAAAGAGCTTGGTAGAGACTTTCCGTCGCACCTTTGGCGATACTGCAAAAGTGTACGAATTGTTGCAGAATGGGATGCTGTCTCTTATCGAAGAGAGTGATCTCGGCAGCAACCCCATCATGCCGTCGGCTGCTGAAGCTACAATATTCTTTTGGCCAATGTCTTCCTCTGCTATTTCCTGCCCTGACCATTTGTACTCTGCTTATGTGGCGCTTATAGAGAACGGTTTAGATCTATCAATAATTTCTAACTCACTTACGTTAGATGGGAGCATCTGTATTGGAAACCTGCGTGATCATATGATCTTCTCGCGTGATATCGCTCATGCAGTTTTTGAAAATAAACTTAATCAGGCTCCGTTGCGGGGAAAAATACTTCGATTATTACCGACAAGGAGCAATGCTGCTGAAGCACGTATTAGTGAAGCGCTTGAATGCAGCCATATTGAAGTAGATGCGGATGGCTTCTTTTCCAGTCAGGTTAAACCTTCGTGCGGCTTGACACGATACGAGTCCCAGTATTTGCCGCCACGTGTAAATACAAAGCCAGTTATCTTTGTATTCCCCATTTTTTTAGCGGTAGGCGGCGTAGAGCGTAATACCGTTGAGATAATGAGGAAGCTGAATCGCCAATTTGAGTTTATCGTGATAACGATGGAGAGATTGCGTCCAGAGCAAGGCAGCTTGGCAGCTCAGGCTATGGACGTTGCGGCTCAAGTGATTGAAATGGCTGAGATTGTACGCCATGAAGACTATTTGCGCGTTTTGGCTCGATTAAAGACGAGTTTGAAACCTGAACTGGTTTGGGTTTGCAATGGCTCCCCTTGGTTTTGTGATAATGCGTCTTCTATTCGTCGTGTATTTCGCGATGTGCCGATTATTGATCAGGAAGTATATGATGTTGAGCAAGGGTGGATTACCCGTTACGGTGAACCTGGCATCAGGTCTTTTGACCATTTTATTGCTGTTAATAAGAAGATTGAGCGACGCTTCCGTGAAGATTTTGGAATTGATCCAAAGCAGACGCATTTAATTTACTCTGCTGTTGATACTTTTCGTATTCAGCAGTTTAAGCAGTCGCAGCCTGATGAGGTTGCGCTGAGAGAAAAATTTGGGCTTCCCCAAGGGAAGAGGATATTTACGTTTGTAGCACGGCTTACGCAGCAGAAAAGACCTCTTGAGTTCCTAAAACTGGCAAAACTACGTTGCGATAATCAGGATGAGTATTTTGTGCTGGTCGGTGATGGCGAACTCGCTGATGAAGCTAATGCATTTATTGAGAAAAATGAACTAAAGAATGTAAAACGAATACCATATGTTGAAAATACACTTGAACTCCATGCCGTGACTGACGGAATTATATTTACCTCAGCGTATGAGGGGCTGCCAATAGCGATGATTGAAGCATTGGCAATGGGAGTTCCTGCGTTTGCAACTGATGTAGGCGATATTGCAGATGTAGTGAGTGAATACTATGGCGGTGGCGTGATTTCGGTAAATTTATCAGATATTGATATAAACTCTGAATTCGAAAGTTGGCTTAGAAACCATCAGAAATATCAGATGGAATTGAAGGCTCGAGAACAGGATATACTTGATCGTTTTTCCAGCTCGAATATAGCAAAGCAGTATGTTGATTGTTGGAATGGGGCGATTAGTCAATACAAGAAGCAAGGTGTAACAGTATGA
- a CDS encoding glycosyltransferase family 2 protein, whose translation MTVTTIIVNYNSGALLDECLKHLEAQTVRSDKIIVVDNASVDGSQDIARAFSNVDVLLLNENLGFAGGNNLALSGVDTEFVALLNPDAFPEPDWLEMLLIAASENPDVGAFGSRQLCSDANLILDGVGDSYHVSGLVWRDRHGAKQQPNDLVTREIFSPCAAAALYRRKALLDIGGFDEDYFCYVEDVDIGFRLRLAGYKSMYVPSAVVYHVGSATTGGQRSDFSVYHGHRNLVWTFIKNMPSYLFWLLLPLHILMNLATVLLFILRGQGRVILRAKWHAIKGAPRAFEKRRDIQSGRVAKVADVWRSLNKRSPSLNKLLPAKLKRSAD comes from the coding sequence ATGACTGTTACGACCATCATTGTTAATTACAATAGCGGAGCTTTACTTGACGAATGTCTTAAGCACTTGGAAGCGCAGACTGTTCGTTCAGATAAAATTATTGTAGTTGATAATGCTAGTGTTGATGGCTCTCAGGACATTGCAAGAGCATTTTCTAATGTCGATGTGCTTCTGCTTAACGAAAACCTTGGCTTTGCAGGCGGCAATAATTTAGCGCTATCAGGTGTGGATACGGAGTTTGTTGCACTGTTAAACCCTGATGCTTTCCCAGAACCTGATTGGCTTGAGATGCTGCTCATTGCGGCGAGTGAAAATCCTGACGTAGGCGCATTTGGATCTCGCCAGCTTTGTAGCGACGCCAACTTGATACTGGATGGGGTTGGCGATAGTTACCATGTCAGTGGATTAGTTTGGCGTGATCGACATGGCGCGAAGCAGCAACCCAATGATCTGGTTACAAGAGAAATTTTTTCACCATGCGCTGCAGCGGCATTGTATCGAAGGAAGGCATTGCTTGATATCGGAGGGTTTGACGAAGATTATTTTTGCTATGTTGAGGACGTAGACATAGGGTTTCGTCTGCGTTTGGCTGGTTATAAGTCAATGTATGTTCCGAGTGCGGTGGTTTATCATGTTGGATCGGCAACCACAGGTGGACAGAGAAGCGACTTCTCTGTTTATCATGGTCACCGAAACTTAGTGTGGACCTTTATAAAAAACATGCCATCTTATTTATTCTGGCTGCTTTTACCGTTGCATATTTTGATGAACTTAGCGACGGTGTTGCTATTTATTTTAAGAGGGCAGGGAAGAGTTATTCTTAGGGCTAAATGGCACGCAATAAAAGGGGCGCCTAGGGCCTTTGAGAAGAGAAGGGATATTCAGTCCGGTCGAGTTGCTAAAGTAGCTGATGTCTGGAGGTCTCTGAATAAGCGCTCGCCCAGCTTAAACAAGCTTCTTCCTGCTAAGTTAAAAAGGAGTGCTGACTAA